A stretch of Primulina tabacum isolate GXHZ01 chromosome 13, ASM2559414v2, whole genome shotgun sequence DNA encodes these proteins:
- the LOC142522721 gene encoding GDSL esterase/lipase At1g29670-like isoform X2 yields the protein MISAGVTKYWSLTMFLLFIFFIKSLFLIEGKPQVPCLFFFGDSLFDNGNNNNLVTLAKVDYPPYGIDYPEGPTGRFCNGRNIPDFIAEYLDFEESVPPFANATEADYLTGVNYASGGGGILDYTNYFLGQRYDLKMQIEHHAYTVSQVERILGNAHKSKELLNKCMYISNIGNNDFLDYFLEPILSPATKLYTLDQYAGVLVQAYSKQLKILYSYGARKIAVFGTAPLGCIPQVLHKYQTDGKPCVEWINKDTQLFNTRLLSLVDQLNTNMPDAQFIFINYTAISYTDIIKFGFKVINIACCDSKSTTGLCYRDSTPCPDRAKFSFWDNYHPTEILNMAAAKRMYNASSPLDTYPMDLQQLALK from the exons ATGATTTCAGCTGGTGTTACAAAATATTGGAGTCTCACAATGTTTTTAttgttcatattttttatcaagTCATTGTTCCTAATCGAGGGGAAACCTCAAGTTCCTTGCTTGTTTTTCTTTGGAGACTCGCTGTTTGATAATGGCAACAACAATAACCTAGTCACACTAGCGAAGGTGGATTATCCTCCTTATGGCATTGATTATCCGGAGGGCCCAACCGGTAGATTCTGTAATGGACGAAATATACCGGATTTTATTG CTGAATACTTAGATTTTGAAGAATCTGTTCCACCTTTTGCAAATGCGACAGAGGCAGACTATCTCACTGGTGTAAATTATGCGTCGGGAGGAGGAGGGATCCTGGACTACACCAACTATTTTTTG GGTCAGCGATATGACTTGAAGATGCAGATTGAGCATCATGCGTACACAGTCTCACAAGTCGAGCGTATACTTGGGAATGCACATAAGTCGAAAGAGCTtctaaataaatgcatgtacATAAGTAACATCGGCAACAACGATTTCCTCGACTACTTCTTAGAGCCGATACTTAGCCCAGCTACAAAATTATATACCCTAGATCAGTATGCAGGAGTTTTGGTTCAAGCATACTCCAAACAACTTAAG ATACTGTACAGCTATGGAGCACGGAAAATAGCTGTTTTCGGAACCGCCCCACTAGGCTGCATTCCTCAAGTATTACACAAATATCAGACGGACGGAAAACCATGTGTGGAATGGATCAACAAAGATACGCAGCTATTCAATACAAGACTGCTGTCTCTCGTTGACCAGCTCAACACCAATATGCCTGACGCACAGTTTATCTTCATAAACTATACAGCCATTTCATATACAGATATTATAAAATTTG GTTTTAAAGTTATTAATATTGCATGTTGTGATTCAAAGAGTACAACCGGCCTATGTTATCGTGATTCGACTCCCTGTCCTGACAGAGCAAAATTTTCCTTCTGGGATAATTATCATCCTACGGAGATTTTAAACATGGCCGCGGCTAAGAGAATGTACAATGCATCATCGCCACTTGATACCTATCCAATGGATCTGCAACAACTCGCTCTGAAGTAA
- the LOC142522721 gene encoding GDSL esterase/lipase At1g29670-like isoform X1: protein MISAGVTKYWSLTMFLLFIFFIKSLFLIEGKPQVPCLFFFGDSLFDNGNNNNLVTLAKVDYPPYGIDYPEGPTGRFCNGRNIPDFIAEYLDFEESVPPFANATEADYLTGVNYASGGGGILDYTNYFLGQRYDLKMQIEHHAYTVSQVERILGNAHKSKELLNKCMYISNIGNNDFLDYFLEPILSPATKLYTLDQYAGVLVQAYSKQLKILYSYGARKIAVFGTAPLGCIPQVLHKYQTDGKPCVEWINKDTQLFNTRLLSLVDQLNTNMPDAQFIFINYTAISYTDIIKFALSGFKVINIACCDSKSTTGLCYRDSTPCPDRAKFSFWDNYHPTEILNMAAAKRMYNASSPLDTYPMDLQQLALK from the exons ATGATTTCAGCTGGTGTTACAAAATATTGGAGTCTCACAATGTTTTTAttgttcatattttttatcaagTCATTGTTCCTAATCGAGGGGAAACCTCAAGTTCCTTGCTTGTTTTTCTTTGGAGACTCGCTGTTTGATAATGGCAACAACAATAACCTAGTCACACTAGCGAAGGTGGATTATCCTCCTTATGGCATTGATTATCCGGAGGGCCCAACCGGTAGATTCTGTAATGGACGAAATATACCGGATTTTATTG CTGAATACTTAGATTTTGAAGAATCTGTTCCACCTTTTGCAAATGCGACAGAGGCAGACTATCTCACTGGTGTAAATTATGCGTCGGGAGGAGGAGGGATCCTGGACTACACCAACTATTTTTTG GGTCAGCGATATGACTTGAAGATGCAGATTGAGCATCATGCGTACACAGTCTCACAAGTCGAGCGTATACTTGGGAATGCACATAAGTCGAAAGAGCTtctaaataaatgcatgtacATAAGTAACATCGGCAACAACGATTTCCTCGACTACTTCTTAGAGCCGATACTTAGCCCAGCTACAAAATTATATACCCTAGATCAGTATGCAGGAGTTTTGGTTCAAGCATACTCCAAACAACTTAAG ATACTGTACAGCTATGGAGCACGGAAAATAGCTGTTTTCGGAACCGCCCCACTAGGCTGCATTCCTCAAGTATTACACAAATATCAGACGGACGGAAAACCATGTGTGGAATGGATCAACAAAGATACGCAGCTATTCAATACAAGACTGCTGTCTCTCGTTGACCAGCTCAACACCAATATGCCTGACGCACAGTTTATCTTCATAAACTATACAGCCATTTCATATACAGATATTATAAAATTTG CTCTTTCAGGTTTTAAAGTTATTAATATTGCATGTTGTGATTCAAAGAGTACAACCGGCCTATGTTATCGTGATTCGACTCCCTGTCCTGACAGAGCAAAATTTTCCTTCTGGGATAATTATCATCCTACGGAGATTTTAAACATGGCCGCGGCTAAGAGAATGTACAATGCATCATCGCCACTTGATACCTATCCAATGGATCTGCAACAACTCGCTCTGAAGTAA